In the genome of Arthrobacter alpinus, the window CAACCATGACGTCAAGGACCTCATTGATCATTTCCGGGTCGAGAGCACTGGTGGGTTCATCGAAAAGCATGACCTTTGGCTTCATTGCCAAAGCCCGTGCAATCGCCACGCGCTGCTGCTGACCACCGGAAAGCTGGGCGGGCAACTTCGCTGCCTGATGCCCAACGCCCACGCGCTCCAACAAGCTCAAGGCGAGTTTGTCGGCGTCGGCCTTGTTCATGCCCTTGACCTTGATGGGGCCGAGCGTGACATTTTCCAGAATGGTCTTGTGCGCAAACAAGTTGAAGGACTGGAAGACCATGCCAACATCGGCACGGAGGTTGGCAAGTTGCTTGCCTTCCTTGGGTAGTTCCTTGCCATCGATGGTGATGGAGCCGGTGTCGATGGTCTCCAGGCGATTAATGGTGCGGCACAACGTTGACTTGCCGGATCCGGACGGACCAATGACAACCAAAACCTCGCCCTTGGCGACCTCTAAGTTAATTTCTTGAAGCACATGGAGGGAGCCGTAGTGTTTATTGACAGCTTTTAGCTCCACGAGCGCAGGAGCATGTGCGGGATTTGTCATGGATCGAATCTATCGACATTTCCGAGGGGCAGTAAAGGTTTAGGCCATGTCGGCGTGGATCGTAACGGTAACGAGATGTTGTGACTCTGGACACGGAGTCTTTTCGCGTACCCTTGGTGGCATGAGTGCACCCACAGGATCCAGCCGCCCCTCCACTACGCCAACAAAAGGGTTTGGTGCTTGGCGAAAAAATGGTGGCATGCATGAGACCGCAGACGCCCGGCTCCTTGAAACACCGCGCAGCAGCGACTTCACCCACACCGATCCGTGGCGGGTGATGCGCATCCAAAGCGAGTTCGTTCAGGGTTTCCAAGCACTCGCCGAGATCGGCCCGGCCATCAGCGTCTTTGGCTCTGCCCGAACCAAGCCGGATTCCCCGTACTACGCCACCGGCATGGAAGTGGGCCGGCGTCTGGTGGAAGCCGGTGTTGCCGTCATTACCGGCGGCGGCCCAGGTTCCATGGAGGCTGCCAACCGCGGCGCTGCGGAGGCCGGGGGGCTGTCCATTGGCTTGGGTATTGAGCTTCCCTTTGAACAGGGCATGAACGAATGGGTTGGCCTGGGGGTCGACTTCCGCTACTTCTTCGCCCGCAAGACCATGTTCGTCAAGTACGCCCAGGGCTTCGTGGTGCTGCCAGGCGGCCTTGGCACCCTCGATGAAATGTTTGAGGCCATGGTCCTGGTGCAGACAAGCAAGGTGGTCCAGTTCCCCATAGTCCTGGTCGACAGGACCTTCTGGGGCCCGCTGATCGACTGGATCCGCGACGTCATGGTTGCCCAGGGGCTTGTCTCGCCCGGGGACATGAACATCATCTCCCTCGCGGACACGGCCGAAGAAGCCGTGGAACTGGTCATGGCAGGCAAGGCAGGGGACAGGGTTGCCGCGCAGGAAGGCTAGCTGGCAGATCGCACCAAGCCGTTGCGCATCTGGCAACATGTACCTGTGACCTATTTCCTGATTTTTCTGGCCGTGATGGTGGCGGCCGCGGCCGCGCTCTACGTTGTGGGGCTGAATAAGTCTGCGGCGGATGCCCCCATTTACGAGGACGCCCTGGCCGCGCCCGTGGCGAACCTGCCACCCGTTCTTCTGCCCGGCACGCCCATGCCGGCGGACGTGGACCGGCTGCGCTTTTCGTTGGGCCTGCGAGGTTACCGCATGGATCAAGTGGACGAGGTTCTAGACCGCCTGCGGGATGAACTGGCAGGCAAGAACCTGCGTATCGCGGAGCTGGAAGCCTTGGTGGCTGGCACACACGACGCCGGAGACTCCAATGAGCGCTGACGGCAAGATCCGCTGCGCCTGGCCCGGCCTTGAAAACGATGAGCTGTACCAGCGCTATCACGACACCGAATGGGGTCGGCCGGTAACGGGCGAGGCCGAACTCTTTGAGCGGCTGAGCCTGGAAGCTTTCCAGTCGGGGCTGAGCTGGATCACCATCTTGCGCAAGCGCGAGTCGTTTAGAGCAGCTTTTTCCAACTTTGACCCTGAGAAAGTGGCAGAGTTTGGTCCCGAGGACTTTGAGCGTCTCATGAACGATGCCTCGATTGTGCGCAATCGTTTGAAGATCAATGCCACGATCGGCAACGCACGGGCGCTCCTGGCTCTCCCGGACGGCATCACCTTGGGTTCGTTGATTGCCCAGCACACGCCTGCAGCCAGGGCTGCCGGTGAACCCGCACCAGCCCATACACCCGAATCCAAGGCATTGGCGAAGGCCTTGAAGAAGCTCGGCTTCGCATTCGTGGGGCCAACCACCGCCTACGCCATGATGCAGGCCATCGGTGTGGTTAACGATCACCAGCACGATTGTTGGCTGGCTGGCGGCACGGAACCACGTTGAGGTTAGGCGGCGAAACGACGGGGCACGCCAAGACGGCCGGAACCACCATCAATGATGAGCTGTATTCTTCGCTGCGCCGTTTGCTGGCCCCCTGCGCCGCGCGCCGTGGTGGCTCAAGGTAACCCTGCTGTACCTGGCCGCAAGGCTTGTCAGTTATGCCATCTTGCTGGGTGCCGCATGGCACGCCGAGGAGTCGCCCTGGGGTGGACGGCAGCCGGACTACCTCACCTTCATCGACCGCTGGGACGCCGGCTGGTACGAGAGAATTTTCGACGGCGGATACCCCACCACCATTCCGCGGAACGAAAACGGCACCGCCCAACCCAACCAGTGGGCCTTCTACCCGGTCTTCCCCTTGCTGGCTCGCGGGCTGAGTGCCATCACGGGGCTCGGATGGCCGGCCGCCGGTGCCATCGTTGCCACGGCGGCCGGGCTGGGCGCCGCCTTGATGATTTATGTCCTGTTCAAGAACTTTGCCTCACCCGGCACGGCGTTGTGGGGTGTGGCGTTTTTCGCCATGTTCCCCATCTCGCCGGTACTGCAGGTGCCATACGCCGAATCGCTTGGCGTGTTCTTCCTCGCGGCAGCCCTGCACTTCCTCATCCGGGGCAACTACTGGGCGTCGTTGCCCATGGTGGTGCTGCTGTGCCTTTCGCGGCCGGCAGGGGTGCCGTTTGCCGCCGTTGTACTTCTCCACCTGCTGCTGCGCTGGCAAAAGCGGCAGCCATTTCCTGCTCGGGACGTGGTGGCGGGCACGGTTCTATTGCTTGCCAGCGGCGTCATGGCGTTCGCCTGGATGCTGATTGCGTGGTGGGTGACCGGGGAACGCACGGCCTATACGGACACCGAAACCGCTTGGCGCGGCTCCGAGCTGGTGCTGTTCAAGCCCTGGTTTGACGCCGGCGTTGACCTGGTGGGGCCACTGTGGGGGCCCGTGTTGCCGGTGCTGTTCGTTGGGCTGGCGGCGCTGTACCTGAATTCGAGGGCTGTTCGGCTCATTGGCCTTGAGCTGCGGATTTGGTGTGCCATGTACATGCTGTATTTACTGGCCGTCCTGCATCCGCAATCGAGTACTTTCCGGATGCTGCTGCCACTGTTTCCCCTGGCGCTGGCGGCCGCCTTCATCTCACGTTCACGGGCCTACCGTTGGAGCGTGTTGGTAATGTTCACGCTCCTGCAGGTTGTGTGGGTTGTGTGGCTATGGCAATTTTCGGCAATCAGCACGGGGCAGGCCTGGCCGCCCTGACGGAGGGACCGAGGTTACCAATGAGTAAGAAGATGACAAAAAACGTGCTCAAGTGACCCCTCGCAGAGCGCGCCGATTAGCACCCGGGCCCTCACATACGGAATAATGGGCTGTGAGCAAGACAACATCAAACGCCTCGTTGGGTAAAACTCAGGCGCGGCGTGAATGCACTACGAAAAGGGGAACTCCTGATGGCGGCCATGAAACCAAGGACCGGCGACGGTCCAATGGAAGTGACTAAAGAAGGTCGGAGCCTGATCCTGCGGCTTCCGCTCGAAGGCGGCGGACGGCTCGTGGTTGAGATGAATGCGGATGAAGCAGCCAACCTCAAGGAGTGCTTGGTAGGCGTGACCGAATAAGGTCCGCACCATAGCCTTAAACAAGGAACCGGCGGGACAGCACAAGCTGTCCCGCCGGTTCCTTTATGTTTTGCGCTGCTCGTCTAACGCTTGACTGCCAGCAGCAGGCCGTCGCCGGTGGGCAGCATCGCACTGACCATCGACTCGTGCTCGCGGATCATCTTCCCCACCCGGCGCAGCACCACGGTGCTGGTTTCACGGATGGCCGGATCTGAAACACGGTCCTTGTCCAAGGCGTCATTGACGATCAAGAGTCCGCCGGACTTCAGCAACCGCATGCCCTGCTCAACATAGTCAGGGAAGCTGGGCTTGTCTGCGTCGATGAATACCAGATCGTAGGCTTCGTCTGTCAGGCGCGGCAGAACGTCCTGTCCGCGCCCGGAAATGGTGCGGGTGCGGTTGGCGGGGGAGCCGGATTCGGCAAACGCCTCGCGCGCGGCCTTGAGGTGATCCACATCGGGATCAATAGTGGTCAGCACAGCCTTGGGGCTGAGCCCGCGCAGCAGGGCCACGCCCGATACGCCTGCGCCGGTGCCAACTTCGACGGCGGTCTGAGCCTTGGACGTCGCGGCAAGGACCGTCAATGCCGCCGCGACCCCCGGGCTTACGGCGAAAAGGCCCAGCTCGTGTGAGCGTTCGCGGGCGCGTCGCAGGACACTATCTTCCACGGGCAGGCCCTCTGCATAGGACCAGCTGGTGGATTTATCGGCACTCATGGGTGGCATTTCCTAAACTGTTGCGGTGACTAGCTCTAGCCTACTGCCTGCACACTGGGGGAACCTGCCGTAACCGTTCAGCAAAATGTCAGCTTTGTTTGGCAGACTGTGGGAACAATGGGGAAGCGTTCTACCGTTATTTCCCGTCACCGGATGTCCCGTCACCGGGAAAAGTGGAAGCGAGGTGCAGCGATGAACTCAGCCGTCAGCTCCGCGTTTCGTCCTGCAGAAGTACCCCAGAGCCAGGCCGCCACTGCCGCAGAGTGGGTCACGCCGTCGTGGGATGAGGTTGTCACCAACCACTCGGCCAAGGTTTTTCGCCTCGCTTTCCGCCTGACAGGCAATAGGTACGACGCCGAGGACCTCACCCAAGAAGTGTTTGTGCGCGTCTTCAAGTCCCTCGCCAACTTCAAGCCAGGCACACTCGATGGCTGGTTGCACCGGATCACCACAAATCTCTTCCTTGACCAGGCGCGCCGCAAGCAGCGGATCCGCTTCGACGCACTCTCCGAGGATGCCGCAGCACGCCTTGCTGGCAATGACCCGGGCCCTGAACGCACCTTTGAATTCAACAACCTGGACAGGGATATCGCCGCCGCATTGGAAGCACTGCCGCCGGATTTTCGGGCCGCAGTGGTGTTGTGTGACATGGAGGGCCTCTCCTATGACGAGGTGGCCCATGCCCTGAACATCAAGCTCGGAACCGTCCGCTCCCGGATCCACCGCGGGCGGGCCATGTTGCGCGAATCCTTGGCAGACAGGGCGCCGGGGCGGGATCTTGGGCAGTCCTCAGGCAAAGGCTCTGGTGGCACAAAACAGCTGCGCCCTGCGCGAAAGCCCTTGCTGTCACTGCCACGGATTGCCGGCGCACGTTAGACTTTTGGCTCTGGCAGCAAGCGGTCTCGCAATGGCCAGGTACGCGTATCCAAGTCAATAAGCTAAATACTTTCGAGCGTTACCGCTAGGAATCGTTGCTTTTAGTGTTGAGAGGGTAATCTTCCTAACGTGTTTGGTATCAATACCCCTGAGCTGATCCTGATTGTCGTCCTGGCAGTTTTGGTCATTGGCCCCACCCGGCTCCCAGGCTACCTGGAGCAGCTGAAGAACCTCATCCGCGAGGTGCGCAAGATGGCTTCCGGCGCGCGCGAAACCATCAAGGAAGAGGCCGGGGTTGATATTGATGACATCGATTGGAAGAAGTACGATCCCCGCCAGTACGACCCCCGCCGCATCATTCGCGAGGCTCTACTGGACGATGAGGACGTAGAAAAGCTCAACTCCCTCAAGATGGCGCCGACCGCAGCCATCGCGTCCATGATGGGCAAGGACGAGCTCAAATCCAAGGACAACTCCGAAGCACTTGCCGGATCCGCAGTTCCTGCAGCTCCCGAGATTGAACGACTGGCAGAGGGCCAGCGAGCCCCCTTCGACGCAGAAGCCACCTGACCCTTTCCCAAATTCATGAACGCCGCATCACTGGTTGATGCGGCGTTCGCGTTTAATGGCTCGTACGTGATGCGGCGGTTGATGATGGGGTCTGCTAACGGGGGGTGACGCCCAGCTTCATGCCAGCCAGGCCTCGCGGACGCACCGCGAGTTTGCTGGCAATTTTGATCAGCGCCTGTGCAGCCGGCGATTCCGGGGCGGAAAGCACAATGGGAAGCCCTGAGTCTCCGCCCTCCCGCAAAGCCATATCCAAGGGAATCTGACCCAGCAATTTCACCTCGGAGTTCATCGTCTGGCTCAACCGCTTGGAGAGAATCTCTCCGCCGCCGGAGCCAAAAACCTCCATGGTGCTGCCGTCGGGAAGAGTCAAAAAGGACATGTTCTCGATGACTCCAGCCACCTTCTGTCCCGTCTGCACGGCAATCGCGCCCGCACGTTCGGCCACATCGGCCGCAGCCGCCTGAGGAGTTGTCACCACCAGGATCTCGGCCTTGGGCAGCAACTGCGCCACCGATATGGCGATGTCGCCCGTGCCAGGAGGCAGATCCAGAAGCAGGATATCAAGATCGCCAAAGTACACGTCGCCCAAGAACTGTTCCAGAGCACGGTGCAGCATGGGGCCGCGCCAAGCAACGGGCTGGTTCCCGGCCACGAACATGCCAATGGAAATGACCTTCACGTCATGTGCCACGGGCGGCAGGATCATTTCATCCACGCGGGTGGGCGTCTGGGTGATGCCCATGAGTCCGGGGACCGAGAAACCGTGAATATCGGCGTCCACAATGCCCACGCGCAACCCCTTGGCCGCCAAGGCACAAGCGAGGTTGACAGTCACACTGGATTTCCCCACCCCGCCCTTGCCGCTGGCCACGGCGTAAACACGGGTCAGGGAGTCCACGTCATTGAACGGGATCCCACGTTCGGCCGCTGTGCCCTTGAGTTGTTCCTTCAGCTGGGCGCGTTGCTCGGCCGTCATCACGGTGAGTTCAACGGTGACGGAGGCGACGCCGTCCAGCTTTGACAGCGCGTCGGTGGCGTCCCTCGTGATGGTCTCGTGCATGGGGCAGCCGGCAATGGTGAGCCGAACGACGGCGGTGACCTTGCCGTCGTCGTCCATCTCCACCGAGGCCACCATCCCCAACTCCGTGATGGGCTTGCGCAACTCTGGGTCGATGACCGTGGCGAGGGCGGCGAGCAGTACGGATTGGTCGATCATGGGGTGCAGGCCTTAGGAGTTGGTGGGGCGCTTGTTATTGCCGTTTTTGGCGGAGACGGACTTCATGGACGAGGTGCCAGGATGACGGTGATTGTCCCGGCCGTCCCGGGCATCATCCTCGTCCTGGTGCGCAATAAGCTCCTCGAGGAGGCTGCGCAGCTCGGACCGGACAAAGTCACGCGTGGCTACCTCTCGCAGTGAGATGCGCAGGGCGGCCACCTCACGCGTCAGGTATTCGGTATCGGCAAGGTTGCGTTCGTTGCGGGAACGGTCCTGCTCAATCTGGACGCGGTCACGGTCATCCTGACGGTTCTGGGCAAGCAGAATCAGCGGTGCCGCATAGGAAGCCTGAGTGGAGAAAAACAGGTTCAGGAGGATGAACGGATAGGGATCCCACCTCAGGCCAAAGAGACCAATCACGTTGATCGCAATCCACACCACCACAAAGATGGTCATGTACAGCAGGAAGTTTGCCGTGCCCATGTAGCGGGCAAAACGTTCGGCGAAACGGCCAAAGAAGTCTGGATCGCTGGTCAGGCTCGGCAGCAGCCGGGACTTCAGCTCCATGGGTGTGTCAAGGCCAGCGCCCTTGGTGTGATGCCGCTCAGCCAATGCGTCCTCCTAGCTTCCTGAAGGGTGCGCCATCTTCATGGGTGCGCCAGTCGTCAGGCAAAAGATGATCCAACAGGTCATCGACGGTGACCGCACCAACCAGCCGGCCCTCCTTGTTGACCACGGGAAGTGAGTTCAAGTTGTAGGAGGCCATGATGTGGCTGACGGTACTGATGTCATCCTGGTCGGAGGCCGGCTCCAGGTTTCTGTCCACGATCGTGCCCAGTTGTTCCGGAGGTGCGCTGCGAAGCAGCTGCTGGATATGCACAACACCTAGAAAACGGCCAGTGGGCGTTTCCAGAGGCGGGCGGCAAATGAAAATAGCGGAGGCCAATGCGGGGGAGAGATCTTCGCTGCGAACATGGGCCAGTGCCTCGGCCACGGTGGCCTCCGGCGGCAGGATCACCGGAACTGGCGTCATGAGCGCACCGGCCGTGCCTTCCTCGTATTGCAGAAGACGCCGGACGTCCTTGGCCTCGTCGGGTTCCATGAGCAGCAGGAGCTCCTCGGCCTTGGCCTGGGGGAGATCGGCCAGGAGGTCGGCGGCGTCGTCGGGATCCATTTCTTCCAAGACGTCGGCGGCGCGTTCATTGTCCAGTGCTGTCAGCAGCGTGACCTGGTCGTCCTCCGGGAGCTCGGACATGATGTCTGCCAGGCGCTCATCCTGGAGTTCACTGGCTACCTCAACCCGCCGTTTATCGCTCATTTCCTGCAGCGCGTCAGCAAAGTCGGCTGCCTTGAGGTCCTCATGGGTAGCGACAAAGTGTGTGGCGCTTTGCGGCTCGGCTGCGGAGTCGGTGTGGGCCTCGGACCAGTCGATCAGCATGGTGTGTCCGCGGCGCAGACCGCGCAGCCGGGAGGTGGAGGAACCGCGACGGACAAAAAGCTTGGTGATCAGCCAGTCGCCGTTGCGCTGTTGATCCATGGCGATGTCTTCGATAACAGCGACACTGCCGTCGTCGACAAGTGTGACCTTGCGGTCAAAGATGCCGCCGACCACCAATTGCTCGGCCCCGCGCTGTTCGAATCGTCTCAGGTTAACCAAACCCGTACATATGATTTGCGATTGGTCCATGGAGGTCAAGCGGGTCATGGGGACAAACACGCGCTTCTTACCGGGGACTTCCACCACAATGCCGACGGCGTGGGGTGCGGTGTTCTGTGCCCGGCCCAGCACTACGACGTCGCGCAACTTGCCGAGCCGGTCGCCGATGGGGTCAAAGACGTCAAGGCCCAGTAGTCGGGCGACAAAAATGCGCGTTGGTTGAGTGCTCACAGATACAGGCTACTTCCCCTCTCTGGCAATAGCCCAAACCTTGACGCACTGTGATTGTTTCACTCCCAGCGATACTCCAGCCAACGTGCAGGAACATGGTGAACAATGGGGGTATGGCAAACCTCTTTGGACGCACCCGACCCCTGGACGAGGCACGCCTTGTCCCAACGGGCGAAACAATCGGTTCCTACATCTCCTACCTGGACGCCCAGAAGGCGGTTGACTACCTGGCGGATGAGAAATTCCCCGTCCGGCACGTGTCAATTGTGGGCAACGACCTGAAAATTGTGGAGCGCGTAACCGGCAAGCTCAGCTACCCCCGAGTGGCTCTCACCGGCGCCATGACAGGCGCCTGGTTTGGTCTGTTCATCGGCGTGATGCTCTCCTTCTTCGACTCGGCAAGCAACGCGGGCGCTCCCTATGTGAATGTTTTCACGGCCGTGCTGTTGGGCGCAGCGCTGTGGATGTTGTTCGCGATCATTGGCTACGCCGCCCAGCGTGGCAAGCGCGACTTTACATCCACCAATCAGGTTCTGGCCTCCAGCTACGATGTCATCGTCACCGCTGATGTGGCAGGGGAAGCGCGCCGGCTCCTGGCCCAACTGCCCATGAACTCCAATGCGCCGCGTCCCGTGCAGGTGCAGGACCCGCAGGGCTACCGTCCGCCGGTTCAGCCACCGGCTGCCTCGGGGCCTGTCCCGACCCGTCCGGAAGGGTGGCACGATCCTTACGCGCCGGCCGATCCTGCTGCAACTGCAGCGCCGGAGGGCAATGACCGTCCGGGCCAGGCTCCGCTTGACGGCCCGCGCCGCGGACAATTCCCTGATTTGCCCGACGGCCGCCCACAGTACGGCATCCGCGTGGACGCCCCGGCACCGGCCGAGGAACAGGATCCGAACGTGCCCGGAGAGCCGAAAGCTCCGCAGAACCCGGAACAGTAAACTACAGCGCGCGAAAATGCCGCCGTTCCTGACAATTGCCGCTGTACGACCAGCGGCAATTGTCAGGAACGGCGGCATTTTTGATTTGGGCGGTGGGTGGACTCGCAGGTCCCCGTAATTGACTTTCCGCTTAGGAAAGTGTTTGACTTTCCATTATGGAAAATCAAACACGTGAAGACGCCGCTGCCGCCCTTGCCGCTGTTGGTGCAGCACAGGCTGATGCTGCCGCCAGGCTCGTTACGCCGTGGTGGTACCACCCCGCTCTCGGACTGCTTGCCGCGGTGTTTGTTGTCGCCTACACAATCGGCGGCACCGTGATCATGATCGGTGTCGCCGTTGTGTATTTCCTGGGCATTGGCATCCTGATGGGGGCCTACAAGGAGAAGACTGGACTCTGGATCAATGGGCTAAAGGCGGGCAAGGCCAGCTGGTGGACGGTTCCCCTCGTGTTGCTCATGATCATTTGCATGATTGGTGCCTACTACTTTCATGCCGAGAAGGGGTTCCACTGGCCAGCATGGGTGGCCGGGGCCATCGTTTTTGTGGCCGTAAACGTCTTCGGGCGGCTCTTTGACGGCGCCTTGCGCACACAGCTGCGGACCGCCGAATGACGCCCGCCCTGAACGAGGTGATCCACGCGCCTAACAGGCTGCGCATCTGTGCTTTTCTCAGCAGTGTGGAACAGGCCGAATTTGGCGTTATTCGCGACATGCTTGGCGTGGCCGATTCGGTGGCCAGCAAACAGCTCAAGGCGCTCCAAGAGGCCGGCTATGTGAGACTCACCAAGCCCACGGGCAAGGGCCGCGTGAAGACGTGGGCGTCGCTGACCGCCGAGGGCCGGGCCGCCTATGAGGATCATGTCGCGGCGCTGAAGGCACTGATCGCCGGAGTCTCGACAGGCCGGACAACCGAAGAATAACAACGACGCCGGGTGGTCACCTTTGCTGACAAAGGTGACCACCCGGCGTCGTAGTTGATCGAGAGCCGAGAAAGCTAGCCGGCCAGGCCGGCCATCCAGGCCTCAACTTCTTCGGGCTTGCGCGGAAGGGCGGCGCTCAAGTTGACCGGGCCGGTGGCGGTGATGAGGATGTCGTCCTCGATGCGGACTCCGTGGCCGCGGAACTCGGCCGGAATGGCCAGATCCTCTTCCTTGAAGTACAGGCCGGGCTCAATGGTGAAGACCATGCCTTCGGTGATGATGCCATCGAGGTAGAGCTCGGCACGGGCCTGGGCGCAGTCGTGCACGTCCATGCCCAAGTGGTGGCTGGTGCCGTGCGGCATCCAGCGGCGGTGCTGCTGGCCCTCGGGCGAGAGCGCAACCTCGGCGGCAACTGGCAGCAGGCCCCAAGCAGCCAGACGGTCTGCCAAAACCTCCATGGCTGCCGTGTGCACCTCGCGGAACTTGCGGCCCGGGACTGCCACGGCGAAGGCTGCATCGGCAGCATCCAGAACGGCCTGGTAGATCTTGCGTTGAACATCCGAGTACGTACCGTTGACGGGAATCGTGCGGGTGATGTCCGCGGTGTAGAGCGAATCAGCCTCAACGCCGGCATCAACGAGCAGCAGCTCGCCCTCGTTGACGGTTCCGGTGTTCCGGTTCCAGTGCAGC includes:
- a CDS encoding DUF3117 domain-containing protein, which gives rise to MAAMKPRTGDGPMEVTKEGRSLILRLPLEGGGRLVVEMNADEAANLKECLVGVTE
- a CDS encoding DivIVA domain-containing protein → MTYFLIFLAVMVAAAAALYVVGLNKSAADAPIYEDALAAPVANLPPVLLPGTPMPADVDRLRFSLGLRGYRMDQVDEVLDRLRDELAGKNLRIAELEALVAGTHDAGDSNER
- a CDS encoding amino acid ABC transporter ATP-binding protein, whose protein sequence is MTNPAHAPALVELKAVNKHYGSLHVLQEINLEVAKGEVLVVIGPSGSGKSTLCRTINRLETIDTGSITIDGKELPKEGKQLANLRADVGMVFQSFNLFAHKTILENVTLGPIKVKGMNKADADKLALSLLERVGVGHQAAKLPAQLSGGQQQRVAIARALAMKPKVMLFDEPTSALDPEMINEVLDVMVELAKEGMTMVVVTHEMGFARKAADRVIFMADGQIVEEATPENFFTNPQTPRAKDFLSKILTNG
- a CDS encoding DNA-3-methyladenine glycosylase I, with the translated sequence MSADGKIRCAWPGLENDELYQRYHDTEWGRPVTGEAELFERLSLEAFQSGLSWITILRKRESFRAAFSNFDPEKVAEFGPEDFERLMNDASIVRNRLKINATIGNARALLALPDGITLGSLIAQHTPAARAAGEPAPAHTPESKALAKALKKLGFAFVGPTTAYAMMQAIGVVNDHQHDCWLAGGTEPR
- a CDS encoding general stress protein encodes the protein MANLFGRTRPLDEARLVPTGETIGSYISYLDAQKAVDYLADEKFPVRHVSIVGNDLKIVERVTGKLSYPRVALTGAMTGAWFGLFIGVMLSFFDSASNAGAPYVNVFTAVLLGAALWMLFAIIGYAAQRGKRDFTSTNQVLASSYDVIVTADVAGEARRLLAQLPMNSNAPRPVQVQDPQGYRPPVQPPAASGPVPTRPEGWHDPYAPADPAATAAPEGNDRPGQAPLDGPRRGQFPDLPDGRPQYGIRVDAPAPAEEQDPNVPGEPKAPQNPEQ
- a CDS encoding TIGR00730 family Rossman fold protein, which codes for MSAPTGSSRPSTTPTKGFGAWRKNGGMHETADARLLETPRSSDFTHTDPWRVMRIQSEFVQGFQALAEIGPAISVFGSARTKPDSPYYATGMEVGRRLVEAGVAVITGGGPGSMEAANRGAAEAGGLSIGLGIELPFEQGMNEWVGLGVDFRYFFARKTMFVKYAQGFVVLPGGLGTLDEMFEAMVLVQTSKVVQFPIVLVDRTFWGPLIDWIRDVMVAQGLVSPGDMNIISLADTAEEAVELVMAGKAGDRVAAQEG
- a CDS encoding DUF1003 domain-containing protein produces the protein MAERHHTKGAGLDTPMELKSRLLPSLTSDPDFFGRFAERFARYMGTANFLLYMTIFVVVWIAINVIGLFGLRWDPYPFILLNLFFSTQASYAAPLILLAQNRQDDRDRVQIEQDRSRNERNLADTEYLTREVAALRISLREVATRDFVRSELRSLLEELIAHQDEDDARDGRDNHRHPGTSSMKSVSAKNGNNKRPTNS
- a CDS encoding magnesium transporter MgtE N-terminal domain-containing protein — translated: MSTQPTRIFVARLLGLDVFDPIGDRLGKLRDVVVLGRAQNTAPHAVGIVVEVPGKKRVFVPMTRLTSMDQSQIICTGLVNLRRFEQRGAEQLVVGGIFDRKVTLVDDGSVAVIEDIAMDQQRNGDWLITKLFVRRGSSTSRLRGLRRGHTMLIDWSEAHTDSAAEPQSATHFVATHEDLKAADFADALQEMSDKRRVEVASELQDERLADIMSELPEDDQVTLLTALDNERAADVLEEMDPDDAADLLADLPQAKAEELLLLMEPDEAKDVRRLLQYEEGTAGALMTPVPVILPPEATVAEALAHVRSEDLSPALASAIFICRPPLETPTGRFLGVVHIQQLLRSAPPEQLGTIVDRNLEPASDQDDISTVSHIMASYNLNSLPVVNKEGRLVGAVTVDDLLDHLLPDDWRTHEDGAPFRKLGGRIG
- the sigE gene encoding RNA polymerase sigma factor SigE produces the protein MNSAVSSAFRPAEVPQSQAATAAEWVTPSWDEVVTNHSAKVFRLAFRLTGNRYDAEDLTQEVFVRVFKSLANFKPGTLDGWLHRITTNLFLDQARRKQRIRFDALSEDAAARLAGNDPGPERTFEFNNLDRDIAAALEALPPDFRAAVVLCDMEGLSYDEVAHALNIKLGTVRSRIHRGRAMLRESLADRAPGRDLGQSSGKGSGGTKQLRPARKPLLSLPRIAGAR
- a CDS encoding Mrp/NBP35 family ATP-binding protein; the encoded protein is MIDQSVLLAALATVIDPELRKPITELGMVASVEMDDDGKVTAVVRLTIAGCPMHETITRDATDALSKLDGVASVTVELTVMTAEQRAQLKEQLKGTAAERGIPFNDVDSLTRVYAVASGKGGVGKSSVTVNLACALAAKGLRVGIVDADIHGFSVPGLMGITQTPTRVDEMILPPVAHDVKVISIGMFVAGNQPVAWRGPMLHRALEQFLGDVYFGDLDILLLDLPPGTGDIAISVAQLLPKAEILVVTTPQAAAADVAERAGAIAVQTGQKVAGVIENMSFLTLPDGSTMEVFGSGGGEILSKRLSQTMNSEVKLLGQIPLDMALREGGDSGLPIVLSAPESPAAQALIKIASKLAVRPRGLAGMKLGVTPR
- a CDS encoding transcriptional regulator — its product is MTPALNEVIHAPNRLRICAFLSSVEQAEFGVIRDMLGVADSVASKQLKALQEAGYVRLTKPTGKGRVKTWASLTAEGRAAYEDHVAALKALIAGVSTGRTTEE
- a CDS encoding O-methyltransferase, yielding MSADKSTSWSYAEGLPVEDSVLRRARERSHELGLFAVSPGVAAALTVLAATSKAQTAVEVGTGAGVSGVALLRGLSPKAVLTTIDPDVDHLKAAREAFAESGSPANRTRTISGRGQDVLPRLTDEAYDLVFIDADKPSFPDYVEQGMRLLKSGGLLIVNDALDKDRVSDPAIRETSTVVLRRVGKMIREHESMVSAMLPTGDGLLLAVKR
- a CDS encoding Sec-independent protein translocase TatB — its product is MFGINTPELILIVVLAVLVIGPTRLPGYLEQLKNLIREVRKMASGARETIKEEAGVDIDDIDWKKYDPRQYDPRRIIREALLDDEDVEKLNSLKMAPTAAIASMMGKDELKSKDNSEALAGSAVPAAPEIERLAEGQRAPFDAEAT